The Acinetobacter wuhouensis genome includes the window TGCATAACGGAATGAGAAAACGAAATGTCGGACGAATCACATCTGCCCAGTAATTCCCTACATTGATCTGTTGCACTTTATTATTAAAACTTGCTTGTTGGTCATTTTCAGATAATGCATTCGATTGTTTATAAAATAATGCTCGAACTGTAGCAACGACCATTGCCAACCCCATCATCGGAGTAATGATCTGCAAACCGACAATACCCACCATTTGTGATAAATAGGACAATTGTGCCTGTCCTGAATAATGTTGTTGGTTGGTATTGGTTAAAAATGAAATCATGGTATGCAATGCCAAATCCCATGACATATTTGGTGCATGGTTTGGGTTCAGTGGTAAACTGGCTTGAACCATAAACAGCACCCAAGTGATCAACCCAATCACCATACAACTCATCACAAAACTCAACGTATAGGTTTTGACATTCATACCTCGTTTTGGATTTGTACCTAAAACAGCATAAATGGGTTTTTCAATCCAATTGAATAGTGGATCGACTTTCATCTGTTCATTGCGCATCACTGCGGCAAGATATTTACCCAAGGGATAAGCCAAAATGATCACTATGGCTAAAAGTAAAATAAACTCTAGCATGATATTTCTCCTGATTTCGTATGATCTAAAGGAGAAAATCTACAATCGCTATGATTTTTAAATTGTGGTACAAAGCATAATTTTGGATGCTGTACTGGTAGATGCACTATGGATTTAGCGCTCATCTTTTTTCATCCTAAACATTGGGATATTCCATGTCTAAGTATGTGAAAGATGCCCGTAAACTCTCTATTCTCACCTGAGTATTTGGCGTAAAATTTGCGTAAAATTTATTGAATATTATAATTTTGGAAATGATCTAAGATGTGATTGATCAGCTCAAGACCCGATTGAATTATGATTTTATTCATATATAAAAATAAAGAATGCATTACTTCACGTATATAATACGATACAACTGATGTTTTAATCTTTTGAAATGACAAATACGATTTATAGCAACGAACAAGTGGGTATGGTTTCTACATTTTCTGAATTGGTAGATTCAAAATTTCATGACGAAATGAACGCGATTTGTTGGTCTAGAAATTTACAGGGTGATTTTAAAGAAATTGTGAATAAACTAGAATTAAAAGAAAATATTACAGAGGTTTCTAGAGAAGATTTATTGGCACTTAATCTTTCAGAACATGGGCAATTAGCCAGAGCAACTATTTTAAATGATATACAACAACTAGCTGATTTTGGTGCTTCACCTAGCCTAAATTTATTGAAATGCTATGAGCGTGATGATGAATTTGACTTTATTTCAACGGATGTTTATTCATTTCACGTTGACCGATCACCCATTGAAACAGACACCTTTTTATGTACCTATTACGGCGCATCCAGTGATATTTTGCCCAATGATCAGACTGTGCAAAAGATTTTAATTCCTGAAATTAGAGAAAAATTAAAAGAGCTTTATGATGGTGCTGAAACAGGTTTTGAAGATTTCTTAGCAGAATATTTTTTTGATTTACATTATCAAGCAAAGCCAGAAGCTACCCCGACCAATTTAGGTTTAGGACATCTTTGGAAATTGGCTGTTGATCATCCAACCCAACAAGTTTTACCTTGTATACATCGAGCACCGATTGAAAATGAAGGTGAATATCGGTTGTTATTAATTTGCTAAAAATTTTATATTTTAAAGAATTAACTTCAATGCTTTAACCATTAAAAAAACCTACATGACGTAGGTTTTATTTTAAAGTTGATTTTATTCTGTCTATTTAGAGAAACCCTTTCACCAAAAAGAAACTGCCTACACAGAGCAATAAAACGGCAAAACATTTTTTTAACACTGCTGGTGATAATGCATGTGCTGCTTTTGCACCGAATTTTGCAGTAAAAAAGCTCATGATACTGATGCCTAAAAATGCATAAACATGAATATAACCGATGGTATTTGGCACATTCACCTGCGCATTCATTCCAAAAAGCATGAACCCTAAAGCACCTGCAATCGCAATCGGCAAACCACATGCAGCTGAAGTTCCGACTGCTTTTTGCATGACCACGCCATAGTGTGTGAGATATGGCACAGTGATACTCCCGCCACCGATACCAAAGATTGCAGAAGCGATACCTATCCCCACTCCTGCACCAATTTGTGCCGAAGTTGATGGTAATGTTTTAGTATTGTCCACGATCTTTTTCGAGCCCATAAACATGGTGTACGCCACCCAAAGCAAGAATACGCCAACAATCATTTGCAGATGAAGTCCAGATAACCAGCCTGCAATCCCCGCCCCCAAGAAACAGCCCAATGCCATACCTGGTGCCAGATTTCTAAATACCGACCAGATAATGCCATCTTTCTTTTGATGTGCCATTAACGAGCTGATTGAAGTGACAATGATCGTTGCAAGTGAAGTACCCAATGCCAGATGCATGACAACATCAGGATCATAGCCCATTTGGCTAAAGACGATATATAGAAGCGGGACAATGATGGTACCACCACCCACGCCAAACAGCCCAGCTACAAATCCTGCAAATGTGCCGATGATTAAAAAAATGATGAGTTCCACGGATTACTGACTTTATAGATTGAGGGAATAAGATTTTGGAGCGTTAGGTCTGTACACACAGCGTATATGGTTTGAAAATACACGGACGAATGACACACCCTAGATTTAAACGATTTCTGTTTCACCAACCTGATGATAAGCACGGTTAAAATAAACCAAAGCTTGATCTTCCTGGTTTTTCTGGATTGCAACAATTGGGCAGATAAAAATGGTATGTGTGCCTACTTCCTGAATATCTGAAATTTTACAATCAAAACTCACCAAAGCATCAGCCAATACAGGTGAACCTGTTTCAAGTTCAGACCATTTCCCAAGTGCAAAACGCTCATCTGAACTAAGTTTAGACGATGCAAATGCATTGGAAAGTTGCTCATGTTGAGCACCTAAGACATTTACTGTCAGAACTTTATTTTCAACAAAATGCGCATGGGAACGTGATGATTTATTCATACAGACCAATAATGTCGGTGGTGTATCAGTTACACTGCATACAGCAGAGGCTGTAAAGCCATGAAAACCTGATTCGCCAACTGTGGTCACAATATTGACCGCACTTGTTAACG containing:
- a CDS encoding flavin reductase, with translation MVDATDFKNAMSSLTSAVNIVTTVGESGFHGFTASAVCSVTDTPPTLLVCMNKSSRSHAHFVENKVLTVNVLGAQHEQLSNAFASSKLSSDERFALGKWSELETGSPVLADALVSFDCKISDIQEVGTHTIFICPIVAIQKNQEDQALVYFNRAYHQVGETEIV
- a CDS encoding sulfite exporter TauE/SafE family protein produces the protein MELIIFLIIGTFAGFVAGLFGVGGGTIIVPLLYIVFSQMGYDPDVVMHLALGTSLATIIVTSISSLMAHQKKDGIIWSVFRNLAPGMALGCFLGAGIAGWLSGLHLQMIVGVFLLWVAYTMFMGSKKIVDNTKTLPSTSAQIGAGVGIGIASAIFGIGGGSITVPYLTHYGVVMQKAVGTSAACGLPIAIAGALGFMLFGMNAQVNVPNTIGYIHVYAFLGISIMSFFTAKFGAKAAHALSPAVLKKCFAVLLLCVGSFFLVKGFL
- a CDS encoding DUF1826 domain-containing protein → MTNTIYSNEQVGMVSTFSELVDSKFHDEMNAICWSRNLQGDFKEIVNKLELKENITEVSREDLLALNLSEHGQLARATILNDIQQLADFGASPSLNLLKCYERDDEFDFISTDVYSFHVDRSPIETDTFLCTYYGASSDILPNDQTVQKILIPEIREKLKELYDGAETGFEDFLAEYFFDLHYQAKPEATPTNLGLGHLWKLAVDHPTQQVLPCIHRAPIENEGEYRLLLIC